The Dehalococcoidia bacterium region TTCATCGCCTACTGGTTCTCGGACAAGCTGGCGTTGAGGATGGCGGGCGCGCGCGAGGTGACGCCGCAAGAGGAACCGCACCTCCACGCGCTCGTGGCGGAGGTCGCGGAGCTTGCCGGCGTACCGAAGCCGAAGGTCTACATCGTCGAGACGGAGACGCCGAACGCCTTTGCGACCGGACGAAACCCGCAGCACGCTGTGGTAGCGGTAACGACCGGCATCCGGCGCATCCTCACGGAACGGGAGCTGCGCGCGGTCATCGGCCACGAGATCGGGCACGTGAAGAACAGGGACATCCTTACGAGCTCGATAGCGGCAACCATCGCGGGTGCCATCAGCTACATCCAGACGGTGCTGTTCTGGGGCGCCATGTTCGGCGGTCGCGACCGCGAAGGCGGCAACCCGTTGATCGCCTTGTTCGCCGCCATGATCGGCGCGCTGGTCGCGGGCATCATTCAGATGGCGATCTCGCGCACGCGGGAGTACGCAGCGGACCAGAGCGGGGCGGAGTACACGAGGGACCCGGAGGCGCTGGCCAGCGCCCTGGCGAAGCTGCACAACGGCGTGCAGATGCGGCCCATGGAGCAGACGCCGGGCACGGAGGCGACGGCGCCGCTGTACATCGTTCACCCGTTCCGGATGGGCGAGGGCCTCTCGAACCTCTTCTCGACGCACCCGCCGGTCGAGGAGCGCATCAAGCGGCTGCGCCGCCTGGCGGGCTACGTCGTCGAGTAACCTCTCACACGGGG contains the following coding sequences:
- a CDS encoding zinc metalloprotease HtpX, with the protein product MSNAVKTAVLLGALTGLFAGLGYLIFGGLSGLLFFLILAGVMNFIAYWFSDKLALRMAGAREVTPQEEPHLHALVAEVAELAGVPKPKVYIVETETPNAFATGRNPQHAVVAVTTGIRRILTERELRAVIGHEIGHVKNRDILTSSIAATIAGAISYIQTVLFWGAMFGGRDREGGNPLIALFAAMIGALVAGIIQMAISRTREYAADQSGAEYTRDPEALASALAKLHNGVQMRPMEQTPGTEATAPLYIVHPFRMGEGLSNLFSTHPPVEERIKRLRRLAGYVVE